One segment of Cololabis saira isolate AMF1-May2022 chromosome 9, fColSai1.1, whole genome shotgun sequence DNA contains the following:
- the adra2b gene encoding alpha-2B adrenergic receptor — protein MASAADSSCSMELNGWNVSASGSGASAPCNQSVRPLAPYSPEATVAFATAITLMVVFTIVGNIMVIIAVLTSRSLRGPQNLFLVSLAAADILVATLIIPFSLTNELLGYWYFKSLWCEIYLALDVLFCTSSIVHLCAISLDRYLSISRVTYGRQRTPKRIKCAIVVVWLISAVISFPPLLSLNKNKAGDAENERGPLCQLNDERWYILYSTMGSFFAPCLIMILVYVRIYQIAKQRTRCPPGEPRKDGVGCATPSQHPRHVKANGTEDEDDTACKKASNARPPTLAVTPSPATGDSPPSHNPSPNSFLQPPSPSTAMSPVTNLPDSSSHGPSTPSPVPQPAPKAKQGGKKGKCLRGKKADNNNGDSSSTDSDMEHSQGGGHGNASMPGSPGGIHSPASVKRYRDIIATSKGARLVPGRKSKTENNPGAARRKAMVNREKRFTFVLAVVIGVFVVCWFPFFFSYSLQAVCPETCVIPDPLFKFFFWIGYCNSCLNPVIYTIFNKDFRKAFKKILCRSTKGTFF, from the coding sequence ATGGCCTCGGCTGCAGACAGCAGCTGCTCCATGGAGCTGAACGGCTGGAACGTCAGTGCGAGCGGCTCTGGAGCCTCGGCTCCCTGCAACCAGAGCGTGCGACCGCTCGCCCCTTACTCCCCTGAAGCCACGGTGGCCTTCGCTACCGCCATCACCTTGATGGTCGTGTTCACCATCGTGGGAAACATCATGGTCATCATCGCCGTCCTGACCAGCCGCTCCCTCCGAGGTCCACAGAACCTGTTCCTGGTGTCCCTGGCCGCTGCAGACATTTTGGTGGCCACACTCATCATCCCCTTTTCCCTTACCAACGAACTACTTGGCTACTGGTACTTCAAGTCTCTGTGGTGCGAGATCTACCTGGCCCTGGACGTGCTGTTTTGCACCTCATCCATCGTGCACCTGTGCGCCATCTCATTGGACCGCTACCTGTCCATCTCCAGAGTCACTTACGGGCGCCAGCGGACTCCGAAGCGCATCAAATGCGCTATTGTGGTGGTGTGGCTCATTTCTGCAGTCATATCCTTCCCGCCTCTTCTCTCACTTAACAAGAATAAGGCAGGCGACGCAGAGAATGAGAGAGGACCTCTGTGCCAGCTGAACGATGAGCGCTGGTACATCCTGTACTCCACCATGGGCTCCTTCTTCGCCCCATGTCTCATCATGATCCTCGTCTATGTAAGAATTTACCAAATAGCCAAGCAGAGGACACGCTGCCCACCAGGAGAGCCCAGGAAGGATGGTGTTGGCTGTGCGACACCAAGTCAGCATCCACGACACGTAAAAGCCAACGGGACAGAAGATGAAGACGACACTGCATGCAAGAAAGCATCCAATGCCAGACCCCCCACCCTTGCTGTCACCCCTTCTCCAGCCACGGGAGACTCCCCACCGTCCCATAACCCAAGCCCCaacagcttcctgcagcctCCATCCCCTTCTACAGCCATGTCCCCTGTCACAAACCTCCCCGATAGCTCTTCCCACGGCCCCTCCACTCCTTCCCCCGTACCCCAGCCGGCCCCCAAAGCTAAACAGGGGGGGAAGAAGGGCAAGTGTCTGAGGGGGAAAAAGGCTGACAACAACAACGGTGACAGCTCGAGCACAGACAGTGATATGGAGCACAGTCAAGGAGGGGGTCACGGCAACGCCAGCATGCCGGGGTCACCCGGGGGCATCCACTCCCCGGCTTCAGTCAAGCGCTACCGAGACATTATCGCCACCTCAAAGGGGGCCCGGCTGGTGCCGGGGAGAAAGTCCAAAACAGAGAACAACCCCGGAGCAGCGAGACGTAAAGCCATGGTCAACAGAGAGAAACGCTTCACCTTCGTTCTGGCGGTGGTCATCGGCGTCTTCGTGGTGTGCTGGTtccccttcttcttctcttactCTCTACAGGCAGTGTGTCCAGAAACCTGCGTTATCCCAGACCCACTTTTTAAGTTTTTCTTCTGGATTGGCTATTGCAACTCCTGCCTTAACCCGGtcatatacaccatattcaacaAAGATTTCAGAAAGGCCTTTAAAAAGATATTGTGCAGAAGCACCAAGGGTACTTTTTTTTAG